Proteins from one Roseofilum reptotaenium CS-1145 genomic window:
- a CDS encoding phasin family protein, whose protein sequence is MPGLGDFVKKAFYMGVGVASYAGEKAGSAIADLRPQAQKLANEMVERGEITAEEAKRMVEEIVNRAQQQVNQQATETHSVETLKEPRRIEIVDDEEPEPSTDDEQVNELRDQVNQLKEELKRLQKD, encoded by the coding sequence ATGCCAGGTTTAGGAGATTTCGTCAAGAAAGCATTCTATATGGGAGTTGGGGTGGCATCCTATGCAGGGGAAAAGGCTGGAAGTGCGATCGCCGATCTGCGCCCTCAAGCCCAAAAGTTAGCCAATGAAATGGTAGAGCGCGGAGAAATTACGGCTGAAGAAGCCAAGCGCATGGTCGAAGAAATTGTCAATCGCGCTCAACAACAAGTCAATCAGCAAGCAACCGAAACCCATTCAGTAGAAACGCTCAAAGAACCTCGTCGGATCGAAATTGTAGATGATGAGGAGCCAGAACCTTCCACAGATGACGAGCAAGTTAACGAATTGCGCGATCAAGTCAATCAACTCAAAGAAGAACTGAAGCGCCTTCAAAAAGATTAA
- a CDS encoding DUF2203 domain-containing protein, with protein sequence MSDDRSPPSETDPQTDWEQSLMDLEESLSSLKQRYTQVKEGQQQKQDLQHRLGQLQTELKHIKEQLATLEVELESRLLSWLTVKEPFWQAVRFGGLGFAIGWGLHWWLRR encoded by the coding sequence ATGTCCGACGATCGCTCCCCTCCCTCTGAAACCGATCCCCAAACTGACTGGGAACAGAGCTTGATGGACTTAGAAGAGAGCCTATCAAGTCTCAAACAACGGTATACCCAAGTCAAAGAAGGACAGCAGCAAAAACAGGATCTTCAGCACCGGTTAGGCCAACTGCAAACGGAACTTAAACACATTAAAGAACAACTGGCAACCTTAGAAGTAGAGCTAGAAAGTCGCCTCCTGTCCTGGTTAACAGTCAAAGAACCCTTTTGGCAAGCGGTGCGGTTTGGGGGATTAGGCTTTGCGATCGGCTGGGGTTTACACTGGTGGTTGAGACGATAA
- a CDS encoding serpin family protein: MTVLTLKKLGMLMTTGLVLLGLWGCFRPTTPGAIASSPIISETNAGVNPQLTDAHTRFSFKLWQQLLAQEETQNIFISPSSVAIALTMTYNGASGDTQTAMANALELQGMSLSDINQAYATLKQRLENTDKSIELSIANSLWGRNDVNFKSDFLQQTTTYYDAKVRSLDFTDPATPKHINNWVKRQTKGKIPQIVDQINPDDLLFLINATYFKGQWQNEFNPTLTQERPFYLLNGQEKQHPMMFQTGSYDYLENEQFQAIRLPYGDGRFSLYVFLPQPEQNLSQFYAQLNGSTWQTWLGQFQDHEGSITLPKFQLEYGVELKPVLSALGMDLAFSQQADFSKISDISAKIDQVKHKTFVEVNEKGTEAAAVTSVGIVATSIRPPSNPFEMVVDRPFFCAIYDHETQTPLFFGSIVNPE, translated from the coding sequence ATGACTGTACTCACTCTGAAAAAGCTCGGTATGCTGATGACAACGGGTTTAGTCCTCTTGGGGTTATGGGGATGTTTTCGCCCTACTACTCCAGGAGCGATCGCCTCATCTCCCATTATCTCTGAAACCAATGCTGGTGTGAATCCCCAATTGACTGATGCTCATACCCGCTTTAGCTTTAAGCTATGGCAGCAATTATTAGCACAAGAAGAAACTCAAAATATCTTTATTTCGCCTTCGAGTGTGGCGATCGCCCTTACCATGACATACAATGGGGCATCCGGAGACACTCAAACGGCTATGGCGAATGCCTTAGAGCTACAAGGCATGAGTTTAAGTGACATTAATCAAGCCTATGCAACGCTCAAGCAGCGTCTAGAAAATACGGATAAGTCTATTGAACTGAGCATAGCTAATTCTCTATGGGGTAGAAATGATGTGAACTTTAAGTCGGATTTTCTACAACAAACGACAACCTATTACGATGCCAAGGTGCGATCGCTAGATTTTACCGATCCTGCTACTCCTAAGCACATCAATAATTGGGTGAAACGGCAAACTAAAGGTAAAATCCCCCAAATTGTCGATCAGATTAATCCTGACGATCTCCTATTCCTCATCAATGCCACCTATTTTAAGGGACAATGGCAAAATGAATTTAACCCAACTCTCACCCAAGAGCGTCCTTTTTATCTCCTCAACGGACAAGAAAAACAACATCCTATGATGTTTCAAACGGGGAGTTATGATTATCTAGAAAATGAGCAATTTCAAGCCATTCGCTTACCTTATGGTGACGGGCGATTTAGCCTCTACGTATTCTTGCCTCAACCTGAGCAAAACTTATCCCAATTTTATGCCCAACTCAACGGTAGCACCTGGCAAACTTGGCTCGGTCAATTTCAAGATCATGAAGGTTCGATTACCCTACCTAAATTTCAACTGGAATATGGTGTAGAACTCAAACCTGTGTTATCTGCATTAGGTATGGATCTGGCGTTCAGTCAACAGGCTGATTTTTCCAAAATCAGTGATATTTCTGCCAAAATCGATCAAGTCAAACATAAAACCTTTGTCGAAGTGAACGAAAAGGGAACAGAAGCGGCTGCGGTTACCTCCGTCGGTATTGTTGCTACTTCTATTCGTCCACCATCTAATCCATTTGAAATGGTTGTTGATCGCCCGTTTTTCTGCGCTATTTACGACCACGAAACCCAAACGCCTTTATTCTTTGGATCAATTGTTAACCCTGAATAA
- a CDS encoding ATP-binding protein: MIAISPRPVRRQWNTISFASTLYLCPVLDLLLTHIPSHVPLDWQEQVRLGLQEALVNAAKHGNNLDPGKQVSVRFSVSEGHHWWVISDQGCQSTDSQSRENCSCIPIDSAGLPEHESECGRGLFILHQIFDQVHWSPEDRELRLCKSWR, translated from the coding sequence GTGATTGCTATTTCACCTCGTCCCGTGCGCCGGCAATGGAATACCATTAGTTTCGCGTCTACGTTGTACCTGTGTCCTGTACTCGATCTACTCCTCACTCACATCCCTTCCCATGTGCCTCTCGACTGGCAAGAACAGGTTAGACTCGGACTACAAGAAGCCCTGGTAAATGCGGCTAAACATGGTAATAATCTCGATCCGGGTAAGCAAGTTTCTGTGAGGTTTTCGGTATCCGAAGGCCATCACTGGTGGGTGATTTCAGATCAAGGATGCCAAAGCACGGATAGCCAAAGCAGGGAGAACTGTTCCTGTATTCCCATTGACTCGGCTGGGCTTCCTGAGCATGAGTCCGAATGTGGGCGCGGTTTGTTTATTCTGCACCAAATTTTCGATCAAGTCCATTGGTCTCCGGAAGATCGAGAACTGCGACTGTGCAAAAGTTGGAGATAG
- a CDS encoding putative quinol monooxygenase yields the protein MATQDTCCTLVPYFKVHSGKLDQFKELCERFVEKTAQEFKCLYYGFTFDGDQSHCREGYVDAEGVIAHLGNVDALLKEALTLADLTRLEVHGPEEELAKLRPALADLNPQFFTLEYGFRR from the coding sequence ATGGCAACTCAAGACACATGCTGCACACTTGTGCCCTATTTCAAAGTTCATAGTGGGAAACTCGATCAGTTTAAGGAACTCTGTGAACGATTTGTAGAAAAAACGGCCCAGGAATTTAAGTGCCTCTACTATGGATTTACCTTTGATGGAGATCAAAGCCATTGTCGTGAAGGATATGTGGATGCAGAAGGAGTAATTGCCCATTTAGGTAATGTAGATGCGTTACTTAAAGAAGCCTTAACACTCGCCGATCTGACTCGTTTAGAAGTTCATGGTCCAGAAGAAGAGTTGGCAAAACTTAGACCTGCTTTAGCTGATTTAAATCCTCAGTTTTTTACCCTTGAGTACGGTTTTCGGCGATAA
- a CDS encoding Fe2+-dependent dioxygenase: MIVRIPNVLTEEELQHLTTYFAEAEFVEGKLTAGWHTQQVKHNQQLPHHRKTKNLSSLISKALERNQLFQVLARPKVVHSILLSRYREGMSYGRHVDNALMGGSNFLRSDLSFTVFLSDPNSYTGGELVIEQADDEKGYKLEAGSAIVYPSTTLHRVESVLTGERLVAVGWVQSVIRDRDQREILFDLETVKRSLYAREGKTSEFDLITKSVANLLRKWAE, translated from the coding sequence ATGATTGTTCGTATTCCTAATGTATTGACAGAGGAAGAACTTCAACATCTGACAACGTACTTCGCTGAAGCCGAATTTGTAGAGGGAAAACTCACTGCTGGATGGCATACTCAGCAAGTCAAGCACAATCAACAATTACCGCATCATCGAAAGACTAAAAATTTATCTTCTCTGATCTCTAAAGCACTGGAAAGAAATCAACTCTTTCAAGTTCTCGCTCGCCCTAAAGTAGTTCATTCCATCTTATTGAGTCGCTATAGGGAAGGAATGTCTTATGGACGACATGTTGATAATGCCTTGATGGGTGGCTCAAACTTTCTGCGCTCGGATCTCTCGTTTACTGTTTTCCTGAGCGATCCCAATAGTTATACTGGGGGTGAATTGGTGATTGAGCAAGCAGATGATGAGAAAGGCTACAAGTTAGAGGCGGGTAGTGCTATTGTCTATCCGTCCACCACGCTGCATCGAGTCGAGTCAGTTCTCACGGGCGAGCGTCTCGTTGCGGTTGGGTGGGTTCAAAGCGTGATTCGCGATCGCGATCAGCGGGAAATTTTGTTTGACTTAGAAACAGTAAAACGCTCGTTATATGCTCGGGAGGGTAAAACGAGCGAATTCGATCTGATTACCAAAAGTGTGGCTAATTTGCTCAGAAAATGGGCAGAGTGA
- a CDS encoding DUF6439 family protein translates to MSNFSSTQTPIADRLSDLTTLEIAQVLAQRLAISSADWHKLKSNRTARAQEQAIAALIFLLKNQKEEALPRLQQATGWLDRSISAPPCPDHR, encoded by the coding sequence ATGTCTAATTTTTCCAGTACACAGACCCCGATCGCCGATCGCCTCTCAGATCTGACGACTCTAGAGATTGCACAAGTATTAGCTCAACGGTTGGCCATTTCCTCGGCAGATTGGCATAAGCTCAAATCTAATCGTACCGCGAGGGCCCAGGAACAGGCGATCGCTGCTCTAATTTTCCTGTTAAAAAACCAAAAAGAAGAAGCACTTCCCCGACTGCAACAAGCTACCGGTTGGCTCGATCGCTCTATTAGCGCTCCTCCTTGTCCCGATCATCGCTAA
- a CDS encoding tetratricopeptide repeat protein, whose product MKVEEILDWDEDELEPETEEEIFAQLIRAIRHNEGAGWFFVQCGRDKEREVIERLQNNFGINWVALMDLDSETQTFYSKARAKYEQEQFTVLVVRRIDEALYAYEDAKRWLGWDEDKIINYSFYDLPPLLNHLNECRENIWTSIPSAIVFILPYFAVQYFRFRAPDFYDWRVGLFVLPKDKNNNAMINWGLESESTEYSQLSSVERLERIAELRNIIVLPNIDAEKKADLLVKQSLFFECENSYQNAISCYKKATEIYPSDARVWNKWGRTLCDNLGQAEDAIPKFDIAIENTPEFAYAWYCRGVALYELERYEQAIFSYEKAIELQHHNKAIELQPTLLPVWVWNNHGSTLAKLGRYDESINSFDKAIGINENASSSWYNRGISLDKLRRYEEALISYEKAAELQQNFSSAWHKIGICLDKLGRHEEVLISYRKEMEIRLKNTLP is encoded by the coding sequence ATGAAAGTTGAAGAGATTCTTGATTGGGATGAAGATGAATTAGAACCTGAAACGGAAGAAGAAATTTTTGCCCAGTTAATTCGTGCAATTCGTCATAATGAGGGTGCAGGTTGGTTTTTTGTCCAATGCGGACGAGATAAAGAAAGAGAAGTGATTGAGCGATTGCAAAATAATTTTGGAATTAATTGGGTTGCGCTCATGGATTTGGATTCCGAAACCCAGACATTTTACTCGAAAGCAAGAGCTAAATACGAACAGGAGCAATTCACTGTCTTAGTAGTACGGAGAATTGACGAAGCGTTGTATGCTTATGAGGATGCTAAACGTTGGTTAGGTTGGGATGAAGATAAGATCATTAATTATAGTTTCTATGATCTTCCCCCCTTATTAAATCATTTGAATGAATGTCGAGAAAACATATGGACAAGCATTCCTTCGGCTATTGTCTTTATCTTACCTTACTTTGCAGTGCAGTATTTTCGGTTCCGCGCACCCGATTTTTATGATTGGCGAGTAGGATTATTTGTTCTACCTAAAGACAAGAATAATAATGCAATGATTAACTGGGGTCTGGAGTCTGAATCTACAGAATATTCTCAACTGTCTAGTGTTGAACGGCTAGAGCGAATTGCAGAGCTAAGAAATATTATAGTATTGCCCAATATAGATGCAGAGAAAAAAGCGGATTTATTAGTGAAACAAAGTTTATTCTTTGAATGTGAAAACAGTTATCAGAATGCCATTTCGTGCTATAAAAAGGCGACTGAAATTTATCCAAGCGATGCAAGAGTTTGGAACAAATGGGGACGGACTCTGTGCGATAACTTAGGACAAGCAGAAGATGCTATCCCTAAATTCGATATCGCTATAGAAAACACCCCAGAGTTTGCATATGCATGGTACTGTCGTGGTGTTGCTTTGTATGAATTGGAGCGATATGAACAGGCCATATTTAGTTATGAAAAAGCAATAGAGCTACAACATCATAACAAAGCAATCGAACTACAACCAACTTTATTACCTGTGTGGGTATGGAATAATCATGGTTCTACTTTGGCTAAATTAGGGCGATATGATGAGTCAATTAACAGTTTTGATAAGGCGATCGGCATTAACGAAAATGCATCATCTTCATGGTACAACCGTGGTATATCTTTGGATAAATTAAGACGGTATGAAGAGGCGTTAATCAGTTATGAGAAAGCAGCAGAATTGCAACAAAATTTCTCATCTGCTTGGCACAAGATTGGTATTTGTTTAGATAAACTAGGACGGCATGAAGAGGTATTAATTAGTTATAGAAAAGAGATGGAAATCAGGCTAAAAAACACTTTACCCTAA
- a CDS encoding adenylyltransferase/cytidyltransferase family protein, producing MGLMIFTLEQLETQITASPQNWRPLVLTNGCFDLLHIGHLRYLQQAKSFGRSLIVGINSDRSVGNLKPNRPIVPESQRAELVMGFKPVDGVVIFDSLTAIPLIETLKPDIYAKGGDYTPDTLPEMPAVRACGCRLELIQIEVATSTSGIINKILLN from the coding sequence ATGGGTCTTATGATATTTACCCTTGAGCAATTAGAAACCCAAATTACAGCCTCTCCACAAAATTGGCGGCCCTTGGTTCTAACCAATGGCTGCTTTGACTTGCTTCATATTGGTCATTTACGGTATTTACAACAGGCAAAGTCGTTTGGGCGATCGCTCATCGTCGGCATTAATAGCGATCGCTCTGTGGGCAACCTCAAGCCTAATCGCCCCATTGTACCTGAATCTCAACGAGCAGAACTGGTGATGGGCTTCAAACCGGTTGATGGGGTGGTCATTTTTGACTCTTTAACGGCTATTCCCTTAATTGAAACACTAAAACCTGATATTTATGCTAAAGGAGGAGACTATACACCAGACACTTTACCGGAAATGCCAGCCGTTAGAGCTTGTGGTTGTCGTCTAGAACTGATTCAGATTGAAGTGGCTACTTCTACGAGTGGTATCATTAACAAGATTTTGTTGAATTGA
- a CDS encoding multicopper oxidase domain-containing protein codes for MNPQYSKNIYQQVSRRKLLGFGAASGSLLIASALLKPRISKAFQAIRIPSLPAGYTPPSEHPFDPMVLLREFDYGTVKYEQGKKVREFEVTAKSSPLQLNSVITFISWNLNDRVPGPTFRAKEGERIRIVFHNEGGHSHSMHFHGTHPVDMDGIEPIRHGKTMVYEFDAEPFGVHPYHCHIAPVTRHISKGLYGLLIVDPPEGRVPADEMVMVMGGFDINNDHQNELYAFNGIPNYYRDHPIPVYQNQLIRLYLLNMIEFDPAVTFHIHANMFQIFPTGRTLKSSAESDVITMGTAERHILEFSYKYPGQYMFHPHQDDIAERGCMGFFDVLPV; via the coding sequence ATGAATCCTCAATATTCTAAAAATATTTATCAACAAGTCTCTAGACGAAAACTATTAGGTTTTGGAGCTGCCAGTGGTAGTTTACTGATCGCTTCAGCCCTGCTCAAACCCAGGATTTCCAAAGCATTTCAAGCTATCCGTATTCCTTCTCTACCAGCAGGCTATACTCCACCATCAGAACATCCCTTCGATCCCATGGTCTTATTACGGGAATTTGACTATGGTACCGTCAAATATGAACAAGGTAAAAAGGTGCGGGAGTTTGAAGTCACCGCGAAAAGCTCTCCATTACAGCTCAACAGTGTAATTACTTTTATCAGTTGGAACTTAAACGACAGAGTTCCTGGGCCGACCTTCCGAGCAAAAGAAGGCGAACGGATTCGGATCGTTTTCCATAATGAAGGCGGGCATTCCCACAGTATGCATTTTCACGGTACACACCCTGTAGACATGGATGGGATTGAACCCATCCGCCACGGAAAAACCATGGTATACGAATTTGATGCCGAGCCGTTTGGAGTTCATCCTTATCATTGCCATATTGCCCCCGTAACCCGCCATATTAGTAAAGGACTCTATGGTTTATTAATTGTTGACCCCCCAGAGGGACGAGTTCCAGCCGATGAAATGGTGATGGTGATGGGAGGCTTTGATATCAATAACGATCATCAAAATGAACTCTATGCCTTTAATGGTATCCCTAATTACTATCGAGACCATCCGATTCCCGTTTACCAAAATCAGTTAATCCGTTTGTACTTGCTGAATATGATTGAGTTCGATCCGGCCGTCACCTTCCATATTCATGCCAATATGTTTCAAATTTTTCCCACCGGACGCACCTTAAAATCCTCAGCAGAATCAGATGTGATTACGATGGGAACCGCAGAACGACATATCTTAGAGTTTTCGTATAAGTACCCCGGTCAGTATATGTTTCATCCCCATCAAGATGATATTGCAGAGCGTGGCTGTATGGGTTTTTTTGATGTTTTGCCTGTTTAG
- a CDS encoding class I SAM-dependent methyltransferase — translation MTSLKDWIWNERQQIGKDYESIEEVALYDESHSKFRDLKLESHEILKLIGAKPGMKLLDIGCGTGIFSIEASKKGLDVTAIDVSKTMLEYAKTKANEAEVSINFEEGGFLTHTSPPSHYDLITSSFSFHHLPDFFKFIALDRLRGLIKSDGKLFIQDVIVEQNNYEPNVNQFIDRQESVGGDFLREDAIVHFQEEYSTFDWILEELFRKAGFQIVDSSIQGGLLGRYLCSLA, via the coding sequence ATGACATCTCTTAAAGACTGGATCTGGAACGAGCGCCAACAAATTGGCAAAGATTACGAATCTATTGAAGAAGTGGCTTTATATGATGAAAGCCACTCAAAGTTTCGTGACCTCAAGCTAGAAAGCCATGAAATACTCAAGCTAATTGGGGCAAAGCCAGGAATGAAACTTCTTGATATTGGCTGTGGCACTGGTATCTTTTCCATAGAAGCCTCCAAGAAAGGATTGGACGTAACTGCTATTGATGTTTCTAAGACCATGCTTGAGTACGCTAAGACAAAGGCTAATGAAGCAGAAGTCTCAATCAACTTTGAAGAAGGTGGATTTCTGACTCATACCAGTCCCCCAAGTCATTACGATCTAATCACATCTTCTTTTTCCTTTCACCATCTCCCAGACTTCTTCAAATTCATTGCTCTGGATAGGCTGCGAGGATTGATCAAAAGTGATGGTAAATTATTCATTCAGGACGTGATCGTTGAACAGAATAACTATGAACCTAATGTGAACCAGTTTATAGATCGCCAGGAGTCAGTTGGTGGCGACTTTTTAAGAGAGGATGCAATTGTTCATTTCCAGGAAGAATATTCTACATTTGACTGGATTCTTGAGGAACTCTTTAGGAAAGCTGGCTTTCAGATTGTAGACAGCTCCATTCAAGGTGGATTGCTGGGTCGATATCTATGTAGCCTTGCCTAG
- a CDS encoding ribulose bisphosphate carboxylase small subunit, with translation MTYYIAPRFLNKVAIHITKNFLDLPQVPVPLILGIHGRKGEGKTFQCELIFEKMGVEVIHMSAGELESPDAGDPSRLIRLRYREAAELIKVRGKMTVLMINDLDAGAGRLDERTQYTVNTQLVHGTLMNIADRPTDVQLPGSYDPTPLHRVPIIVTGNDFSTLYAPLIRDGRMEKFYWEPDRQDKGGIVKGIFAPDNLPSATIEQLIDRFPEQPIDFFAVLRSRLYDDQILHLLETVGYDQIGKRLVNSKEKPPEFPSQAWSLDQLLHMAEQLQEQQHHINRLKLSHTYQPKPESTTVPSPRVTEEFPPSSPPVNLPSEITQQVQQILEGGYSLGVEIADSRRFRTGSWQNAGPISAQSLQEALFQLSGILEEHPHEYIRLIAIDRPRKQRILETLIQKP, from the coding sequence ATGACTTATTATATTGCGCCTCGATTTCTCAATAAAGTTGCCATCCATATCACCAAGAATTTCTTAGATTTACCCCAAGTGCCGGTTCCTCTGATTTTAGGGATTCATGGACGCAAGGGAGAAGGGAAAACATTTCAATGTGAATTAATTTTTGAGAAGATGGGCGTGGAAGTTATCCATATGTCTGCGGGAGAATTGGAAAGTCCGGATGCGGGAGATCCGTCTCGGTTAATTCGGTTGCGCTATCGGGAAGCGGCTGAATTAATTAAGGTGCGGGGGAAAATGACGGTATTAATGATTAATGATTTGGATGCGGGAGCAGGTCGTTTAGATGAGCGTACCCAATATACGGTGAATACGCAATTGGTACATGGGACATTAATGAATATTGCCGATCGCCCCACGGATGTGCAACTTCCCGGAAGCTACGATCCCACCCCCCTACATCGCGTCCCCATTATTGTCACCGGAAATGACTTTTCCACACTCTATGCTCCCCTCATTCGGGATGGACGGATGGAAAAATTCTATTGGGAACCCGATCGCCAAGATAAAGGTGGCATTGTTAAAGGTATCTTTGCTCCGGATAATCTTCCCAGTGCAACCATTGAACAGTTAATCGATCGCTTTCCCGAACAGCCGATTGATTTCTTTGCCGTACTGCGATCGCGCCTATATGATGACCAAATTTTACACCTGCTCGAAACCGTCGGCTATGACCAAATTGGCAAACGATTAGTGAATAGTAAAGAAAAACCGCCCGAATTTCCCAGCCAAGCCTGGAGCTTAGACCAACTGCTGCACATGGCAGAACAATTGCAAGAACAGCAGCACCATATTAACCGGCTGAAATTATCCCACACTTACCAACCCAAGCCCGAATCTACAACAGTACCCTCTCCCAGAGTGACAGAGGAATTCCCCCCAAGTTCTCCCCCCGTTAATCTCCCCTCAGAGATTACCCAACAAGTGCAACAAATTCTAGAGGGAGGCTACAGTTTAGGCGTAGAAATCGCTGATTCTCGCAGATTTCGGACAGGATCGTGGCAAAATGCTGGCCCTATATCAGCTCAAAGTCTGCAAGAGGCACTCTTCCAATTGAGCGGTATTTTAGAAGAGCATCCCCATGAATATATCCGGTTAATTGCGATCGATCGCCCGCGCAAACAGCGCATTCTGGAGACCTTGATTCAAAAACCGTAG